The window CGACAAGACCCACTCCGAGCGCTACAACCGCAAGTGGGACATGCAGTTCGCCCCGAGCATCTGCCATGGCTGCTCCAGCGGCTGCAACATCAGCCCCGGCGAGCGCTACGGCGAACTGCGTCGCATCGAGAACCGCTTCAACGGTTCGGTGAACCAGTACTTCCTGTGCGACCGTGGCCGTTTCGGTTATGGCTACGTCAACCGCGCCGACCGTCCACGCCAGCCACTGCTGGCCGACGGCACCAAGCTGAGCCTGGACAACGCCCTGGACAAGGCCGCCGACCTGCTGCGCGGTCGCAACATCGTCGGTATCGGTTCGCCCCGCGCCAGCCTGGAAAGCAACTACGCCCTGCAGGAACTGGTCGGTGCCGAGCACTTCTACTCGGGTATCGAAGCATCCGAGCTGGAGCGTATCCGCCTGGTGCTGCAGGTCCTCAAGGACAGCCCGCTGCCGGTGCCGAACCTGCGCGACATCGAAGACCACGACGCCGTGTTCGTCCTCGGTGAAGACCTGACCCAGACCGCCGCCCGCCTGGCCCTGGCCCTGCGCCAGTCGGTCAAGGGCAAGGCCGAGGACATGGCCGACGCGATGCGCGTGCAGCCATGGCTCAACGCCGCAGTGAAGAACATCGGCCAGAACGCGCTGAATCCGCTGTTCATCGCCAGCCTGGCTGAAACCAAGCTCGACGACGTCGCCGAAGAATGCGTGCATGCGGCGCCGGACGACCTGGCCCGCATCGGTTTCGCCGTGGCCCACGCCCTGGACGCCAGCGCGCCAGCGGTCGAAGGCCTGGACAGCGAAGCCCGCGAACTGGCCCAGCGTATCGCCGACGCCCTGCTCGCGGCCAAGCGCCCACTGGTCATTGCCGGTACCTCCCTGGGTTCCAAGGCGCTGATCGAAGCCGCGGCGAACATCGCCAAGGCCCTGAAGCTGCGCGAGAAGGAAGGCTCCATCAGCCTGGTCGTACCGGAGGCCAACAGCCTCGGCCTGGCCATGTTCGGCGGCGAGTCCGTCGACGCCGCCCTGGACGCAGTGATCGCCGGCCGTGCCGACGCCATCGTCGTGCTGGAAAACGACCTGTTCACCCGGACCGATGCCGCCAAGGTCGACGCCGCCCTCAAGGCCGCCAAGGTGGTGATCGTTGCCGACCACCAGAAGACCGCCACCACCGACCGCGCCCACCTGGTGCTGCCAGCGGCGAGCTTCGCCGAAGGCGACGGTACCCTGGTCAGCCAGGAAGGTCGCGCCCAGCGTTTCTTCCAGGTCTTCGACCCGCAATACATGGACGCCAGCATCCTGGTTCACGAAGGCTGGCGCTGGCTGCATGCCCTGCGTGCAACCCTGCTGAACAAGCCGGTGGACTGGACCCAGCTGGACCACGTCACTGCCGCCTGCGCTGCCGCCGCACCTCAACTGGCCGGCATCGTCGACGCCGCGCCATCGGCCGCGTTCCGCATCAAGGGCATGAAACTGGCGCGCGAACCGCTGCGCTACTCCGGTCGTACCGCCATGCGCGCCAACATCAGCGTGCACGAGCCACGTACCCCACAGGACCAGGACACCGCGTTCGCCTTCTCCATGGAAGGTTACTCGGGCTCCGCCGAACCGCGCCAACAGGTCCCGTTCGCCTGGTCGCCGGGCTGGAACTCGCCACAGGCCTGGAACAAGTTCCAGGACGAAGTCGGTGGACACATCCGTGCCGGTGACCCGGGCATCCGCCTGATCGAAAGCCGTGGCGACCACCTGGGCTGGTTCGCCAGCGTACCGGGCGCCTTCTCGCCATCGCGCGGCACCTGGCAGGCGGTACCGTTCTATCATCTGTTCGGCAGCGAGGAAAACTCCTCGAAGGCCGCACCGGTACAGGAACGTATCCCGGCCGCCTACGTCGCACTGGCCAAGTCCGAGGCGGACCGCCTGGGCGTCAACGACGGTGCGCTGCTGAGCCTCAACGTGGCCGGCACGACCCTGCGTCTGCCGCTGCGTATCAATGAAGAGCTGGGCGCTGGCCTGGTAGCCCTGCCAGCCGGCCTGGCCGGTATCCCGCCGGCGGTTTTCGGCAAATCCGTTGACGGTCTGCAGGAGGCGGCTCAATGACCTGGTTCACACCTGAAGTGATTGACGTGATCCTCACGGTCATCAAGGCCATCGTGGTCCTGCTGGCCGTAGTGGTCTGCGGCGCACTGCTGAGCTTCGTCGAACGTCGCCTGCTGGGCTGGTGGCAGGACCGCTATGGTCCCAACCGCGTCGGCCCGTTCGGCATGTTCCAGATCGCTGCCGACATGCTGAAGATGTTCTTCAAGGAAGACTGGACGCCACCGTTCGCCGACAAGGTGATCTTCACCCTGGCACCGGTCGTGGCCATGAGCGCCCTGCTGATCGCCTTCGCGATCATCCCGATCACCCCGACCTGGGGTGTGGCGGACCTGAACATCGGCCTGCTGTTCTTCTTCGCCATGGCCGGCCTGTCGGTGTACGCGGTCCTGTTCGCCGGCTGGTCGAGCAGCAACAAGTACGCCCTGCTCGGCAGCCTGCGGGCCTCGGCCCAGACCGTGTCGTACGAAGTGTTCATGGGCCTGTCGCTGATGGGCATCGTGGTCCAGGTCGGTTCGTTCAACATGCGCGACATCGTTGAATACCAGGCCCAGCACCTGTGGTTCATCATCCCGCAGATCTTCGGTTTCCTGACCTTCTTCATCGCTGGCGTGGCCGTGACTCACCGTCACCCGTTCGACCAGCCGGAAGCGGAACAGGAACTGGCCGACGGCTACCACATCGAATACGCCGGCATGAAATGGGGCATGTTCTTCGTTGGCGAGTACATCGGCATCATCCTGATCTCGGCGCTGCTGGTCACCCTGTTCTTCGGTGGCTGGCACGGTCCGTTCGGCATCCTGCCGCAACTGTCGTTCGTCTGGTTCGCCCTGAAGACCGCGTTCTTCATCATGATGTTCATCCTGCTGCGCGCCTCGATCCCGCGCCCACGGTATGACCAGGTGATGGACTTCAGCTGGAAATTCTGCCTGCCACTGACCCTGATCAATATGCTGGTGACCGCTGCGGTCGTGTTGTTGAACACGCCTGCCGGCGCGGTTCAGTGAGGATTTGACCCATGTTCAAATATATTGGTGACATCGTTAAGGGTACGGGTACCCAGCTGCGAAGCCTGGTGATGATTTTCGGCCACGGCTTCCGCAAGCGCGACACCCTGCAATATCCGGAAGAGCCGGTCTACCTGCCGCCGCGCTACCGTGGCCGTATCGTGCTGACCCGCGATCCCGATGGCGAAGAGCGCTGCGTGGCGTGCAACCTGTGTGCAGTGGCCTGCCCGGTCGGTTGCATCTCGCTGCAGAAGGCCGAGACCGACGACGGTCGCTGGTACCCGGAGTTCTTCCGCATCAACTTCTCGCGCTGCATTTTCTGTGGTCTCTGCGAGGAAGCCTGCCCGACCACCGCGATCCAGCTGACACCGGATTTCGAAATGGCCGAGTTCAAACGTCAGGACCTGGTCTACGAGAAAGAAGATCTGCTGATCTCCGGCCCCGGCAAGAACCCTGACTACAACTTCTATCGTGTTGCAGGTATGGCCGTTGCCGGGAAGCCGAAAGGCGCCGCCCAGAACGAAGCCGAGCCGATCAACGTGAAGAGCTTGCTGCCTTAAGGAAGAACGATGGAATTCGCTTTCTATTTCGCATCGGGTATCGCGGTTGTGTCCACGCTTCGCGTGATCACCAACACCAACCCCGTGCACGCCCTGCTCTACCTGATCATTTCGCTGATCGCCGTGGCGATGACTTTCTTCAGCCTCGGCGCACCGTTCGCCGGTGCCCTGGAAGTGATCGCCTACGCCGGCGCCATCATGGTGCTGTTCGTCTTCGTGGTGATGATGCTCAACCTCGGGCCCGCCTCGGTGCAGCAGGAACGCACCTGGCTCAAGCCCGGGATCTGGATCGGGCCGGTGATTCTCGCCGCCCTGCTGCTGGCCGAACTGCTGTACGTACTGTTCAGCCACAGCAGCGGTGTCGGCATCGGCCAAACCACCGTAGGCGCCAAGACCGTGGGCATCAGCCTGTTCGGTCCGTACCTGCTGGTCGTCGAACTGGCCTCGATGCTGCTGCTCGCCGCAGCCATCACGGCTTTCCACCTGGGCCGCAACGAGGCGAAGGAGTAATACGATGCCTGCTATCCCTCTGGAACATGGACTGGCCGTCGCCGGCATCCTGTTCTGCCTCGGCCTGGTCGGCCTGATGGTCCGCCGCAACATTCTCTTCGTGCTGATGAGCCTGGAAGTCATGATGAACGCCGCTGCCCTGGCGTTCATCGTCGCGGGCGCACGCTGGGCGCAGCCGGATGGACAGATCATGTTCATCCTGGTGATCAGCCTGGCAGCCGCCGAGGCCAGTATCGGCCTGGCGATCCTGCTGCAACTGTATCGCCGCTTCCACACGCTCGATATCGACGCTGCCAGTGAGATGCGCGGATGAACATGATCTTTCTGACTTTCGTATTCCCCCTGATCGGTTTCCTGCTGCTGTCGTTCTCCCGTGGACGCTTCTCGGAAAACCTCTCGGCCCTGATCGGCGTCGGCTCCATCGGCCTGTCGGCGATCGTCGCCGCCTACGTGATCTGGCAATTCAACGTCGCGCCTCCCGAAGGCGGCCACTACACCCTGGTGCTGTGGCAGTGGATGTCGGTGGAGGGCTTTGCCCCCAACTTCGCCCTGTACATCGACGGTCTGTCGATCACCATGCTCGGCGTGGTGGTCGGGGTGGGTTTCCTGATCCACCTGTTCGCGTCCTGGTACATGCGTGGTGAAGACGGCTACTCGCGCTTCTTCTCCTACACCAACCTGTTCATCGCCAGCATGCTGTTCCTGGTGCTCGGCGATAACCTGCTGTTCGTGTACTTCGGCTGGGAAGGCGTGGGCCTGTGCTCCTACCTGTTGATCGGTTTCTACTACAGCAACCGCAACAACGGTAACGCGGCACTGAAAGCCTTCATCGTCACCCGGATCGGCGACGTGTTCATGGCCATCGGCCTGTTCATCCTGTTCCAACAACTGGGCACGCTGAACATCCAGGAACTGCTGGTCAAGGCACCCGAGCACTTCAAGGTCGGCGACTTCTGGATCGTGCTGGCGACCCTGCTGCTGCTCGGTGGTGCGGTCGGCAAATCGGCCCAGCTGCCGCTGCAGACCTGGCTGGCCGACGCGATGGCCGGTCCTACCCCGGTTTCGGCACTGATCCACGCCGCGACCATGGTGACCGCCGGTGTCTACCTGATCGCCCGTACCCACGGCCTGTTCGCCCTGGCGCCGGATATCCTGCATCTCGTGGGCATCGTCGGTGGCGTGACCCTGGTCCTGGCCGGCTTCGCCGCGCTGGTCCAGACCGACATCAAGCGTATCCTCGCCTACTCGACCATGAGCCAGATCGGCTACATGTTCCTGGCCCTGGGCGTCGGTGCCTGGGAAGGCGCGATCTTCCACCTGATGACCCACGCGTTCTTCAAGGCCCTGCTGTTCCTTGCCTCGGGTGCGGTGATCGTCGCCTGCCACCACGAGCAGAACATCTTCAAGATGGGCGGCCTGTGGAAGAAACTGCCACTGGCCTACGCCAGCTTCATCGTCGGTGGTGCCGCCCTGGCCGCACTGCCGCTGGTCACCGCCGGCTTCTACTCCAAGGACGAGATCCTCTGGGAGGCCTTCGCCAGCGGTAACCACGGCCTGCTGTACGCCGGCCTGGTCGGTGCGTTCATGACCTCGCTGTACACCTTCCGCCTGATCTTCATCACCTTCCACGGCGAAGCCAAGACCGAAGCCCATGCTGGCCACGGGATCTCCCACTGGCTGCCGCTGGGCGTGCTGATCGTGCTGTCGACCTTCGTCGGTGCCTGGATTCATCCACCACTGGCTGGCGTGCTGCCGGAAAGCGCCGGTCACGCCGGCGGCGAAGCCAAGCACAGCCTGGAAATCGCCTCGGGTGCCATCGCCCTGGCCGGTATCCTGCTGGCTGCGCTGCTGTTCCTGGGCAAGCGTCGCTTCGTGACGGCCGTCGCCAACAGCGGCATCGGACGCATCCTCTCGGCCTGGTGGTTCGCCGCCTGGGGCTTCGACTGGATCTACGACAAACTGTTCGTCAAGCCTTACCTGGCGATCAGCCATGTGCTGCGCAAAGACCCGCTCGACCAGACCATCGGCCTGATCCCGCGCCTGGCCAAGGGTGGTCACACCGCCCTGAGCCGCAGCGAGACCGGTCAACTGCGTTGGTATGCCGCGTCGATCGCCGCTGGTGCAGTCGTGGTGCTCGGCGCCATCGTACTGGTAGCGGTCTGACTATGAACCTTGCGACATTGCGAAAGGAATTGAGCCCGTCATGATTCTGCCTTGGCTAATCCTGATCCCCTTCATCGGCGGCCTGCTGTGCTGGCTGGGTGAGCGTACCAGCTCTACCCTCCCCCGCTGGATTGCGCTGCTGACCATGACCCTCGAGCTCGCCCTCGGCCTCTGGCTGTGGGCGCATGGGGACTACCACCTGGCACCGGCGCCTGGCGCCGATCCGACCTGGGCCATCGAGTTCAAGCACGTCTGGATCCAGCGCTTCGGCATCAACGTGCACCTGGCCCTCGACGGCCTGTCGCTGCTGATGATCCTGCTGACCGGCCTGCTGGGTATTCTCTCGGTACTCTGCTCGTGGAAAGAGATCCAGCGCCACGTGGGCTTCTTCCACCTGAACCTGATGTGGATCCTGGGCGGTGTCGTCGGCGTGTTCCTGGCCCTCGACCTGTTCATGTTCTTCTTCTTCTGGGAAATGATGCTGGTGCCGATGTACTTCCTCATCGCGCTCTGGGGTCACAGTTCCTCGGACGGCAAGAAGACCCGGATCTACGCGGCGACCAAGTTCTTCATCTTCACCCAGGCTTCCGGCCTGATCATGCTGGTGGCGATCCTCGGCCTGGTCCTGGTGAACTTCAACAACACCGGCGTGATCACCTTCAACTACGCCGACCTGCTGAAGACCAAGATGTCGCACGGTGTCGAGTACCTGCTGATGCTCGGCTTCTTCATCGCCTTCGCGGTGAAGCTGCCGGTGGTACCGTTCCACTCCTGGCTGCCTGATGCCCACGCCCAGGCGCCAACCGCCGGTTCCGTCGACCTCGCCGGTATCCTGCTGAAGACTGCGGCCTACGGCCTGCTGCGTTTCGCCCTGCCGCTGTTCCCGAACGCCTCGGCCGAGTTCGCGCCGATCGCCATGACCCTGGGTCTGATCGGGATTTTCTACGGTGCCTTCCTGGCTTTCGCACAGACCGACATCAAGCGCCTGATCGCCTTCTCCAGCGTCTCGCACATGGGCTTCGTGCTGATCGGTATCTACTCCGGCAGCCAGCAGGCCCTGCAAGGCGCGGTGATCCAGATGCTCGCCCACGGTCTGTCGGCAGCGGCACTGTTTATCCTCAGCGGCCAGCTGTACGAGCGCACCCACACCCGCGACATGCGTGAAATGGGCGGCCTGTGGTCGAAGATCGCCTACCTGCCGGCCATCAGCCTGTTCTTCGCCGCTGCCTCCCTGGGGCTGCCGGGGACCGGCAACTTCGTCGGCGAGTTCCTGATCCTGATCGGTACCTTCGTCAGCGCGCCATGGATCACCGCCATCGCCACTTCCGGCCTGGTGTTCGGTTCGGTCTATTCGCTGATCATGATCCACCGCGCCTACTTCGGCCCAGCCAAGTCGGATGAAGTGCTGCACGGTATGGACGGTCGTGAACTGACCATGGTGCTCGGCCTTGCAGTACTGCTGATCTACCTCGGCGTGTACCCGCAACCGTTCCTCGACACCTCTGCCGCCACCATGCATGGCGTGCAGCAGTGGCTCGGCACCGCCTTCACTCAACTCGCTTCGGCCCGGTAAGAGCGCTATGGAATTCACGATTCAACACTTTATCGCGCTGGCGCCGCTGTTGATCACCAGCCTCACCATTATCGTGGTGATGCTGGCGATCGCCTGGCGTCGTAACCACTCACAGACCTTCCTGCTGTCCTGTGCCGGTCTCAACCTGGCGCTGCTGTCGATCCTGCCAGCACTGAAAGTCGCCCCGCTGGCGGTGACTTCGCTGATCCAGGTCGACGACTTCGCCTGCCTGTACATGGCGCTGATCCTGGTTGCCACCCTGGCTTGCGTCACCCTCGCCCACGCCTACCTGGGCGAAGGCGGCCCGGGCTACCCGGGCAACCGTGAAGAACTGTACCTGCTGATCCTGATGGCCGCCGCCGGTGGCCTGGTGCTGGTCAGCGCGCAGCAACTGGCCAGCCTGTTCATCGGCCTGGAACTGCTCTCGGTACCGGTCTACGGCCTGGTGGCCTACGCCTTCTTCAACAAGCGTTCGCTGGAAGCCGGCATCAAGTACATGGTGCTGTCGGCCGCCGGTTCCGCGTTCCTGCTGTTCGGCATGGCCCTGCTGTACGCCGAAGCCGGCACCCTGAGCTTCACCGGTATCGGCCAGGCCCTGGCGGCCACCGGCCTGCCAAGCCCGATCGCCCAGCTGGGTCTGGGCATGATGCTGGTCGGCCTGGCGTTCAAGCTGTCGCTGGTACCGTTCCACCTCTGGACCCCGGACGTCTACGAAGGTGCCCCGGCACCGGTAGCGGCCTTCCTGGCCACCGCCAGCAAGGTTGCCGTGTTCGCCGTGATGATCCGCCTGTTCCAGATCTCGCCGGTCGCCAGCAGTGGCGTACTGAGCAACGTCCTGGCGGTCATCGCCGTGGCCTCGATCCTGGTCGGTAACCTGTTGGCGCTGACCCAGAGCAACCTCAAGCGTCTGCTCGGTTACTCGTCCATTGCCCACTTCGGTTACCTGCTGATCGCCCTGGTGGCGAGCAAGGGCCTGGCGCTGGAAGCCATGGGCGTGTACCTGGTCACCTACGTGGTCACCAGCCTCGGCGCCTTCGGCGTGATCACCCTGATGTCCTCGCCGTACAACGGTCGCGACATGGATGCCCTGTACGAGTACCGCGGCCTGTTCTGGCGTCGTCCGTACCTGACCGCCGTACTGACCGTGATGATGCTGTCCCTGGCCGGTATCCCGCTGACCGCCGGCTTCATCGGCAAGTTCTACATCATCGCGACCGGTGTCGAATCCCAGCACTGGTGGCTGATCGGCTCCCTGGTCATCGGTAGTGCCATCGGCGTCTTCTACTACCTGCGTGTGATGGTCACCCTGTACCTGATCGAGCCGAACCTGCGTCGTCACGATGCCCAACTGCACTGGGAACAACGTGCAGGTGGCGTGATGCTGCTGGCGATCGCGATCCTCGCCTTCTTCCTCGGCGTGTACCCACAACCGCTGCTGGAGCTGGTGCAACACGCGGTACTGGCCAGCTAAGCAAACGGCCAGCCACACCCGACACCCCGCCCGAGGCCACTCTGGCGGGGTGTTTTGTTTTCAGCACCCGTCGAATCCGTTGCGAACCATTCTCGACTTCTATAGGCTGGCCCGCCCTATTCCGCCGAGCCCCTATCGATGCGCACCGCCCTCCCCTCTTCCCTGTTCCCTCTCGCACTGTTGTGCAGCACGCCGTTGCAAGCCGCACCCGCCTCCATCGAGTTGGGCGAAGTCCAGGTGCGCAGCGAAGAGGCCAGCGAGATCGATGAGGCCCGCGAGCAGTTGCAGCAGGTACCCGGTGCCAGCAACCTGGTCGACCTGAACAAGGTGGAGAATGGCCGCGTCGCCAGCAACCAGGAGGTGCTCGCCTACCAGCCGGGGGTGTATGCCCAGTCGGCGGGCAACGACGGTACCAAGGTGTCGATTCGTGGCTCCGGCATCAACCGCGCGCCAGGCGCCCACGGTTCGGGTGTCTACACGATGTTCGACGGCTTGCCGCTGACCGGTCCCGGCGGCACGTCCTACGAGCTGTTCGAGCCGCTGTGGCTGAGCCGTGCCGAAGTACTGCGTGGTGCCAACGGCTTCGACAAGGGCTCGCTGGCCCTGGGGGGCGCCATCGACTACATCACACATACCGGGCGGGATGCCGCGCCCCTGCAGGTGCGCTATGAGACCGGCAGCTACGGCTATCGCAAGCGCCAGATCAGTTCCGGCCAGGTGCTGGGCGACCTGGACTACTACGTATCGCTGACCGATTCGGACTACGACGGTTACCAGGACCATACCCAAGGCAGCAGCAAGGGCGTCGCGGCGAATATCGGCTATCGCTTCAGTCCGGAACTGGAGACGCGCCTGTACCTGCGCTATCGCGAAACCGACAACGAGCTGGCCGGACGGGTGACCCAGGACCAGATCAAGCACCACCCGCGCTCGGCCAACGCGTCTTACGTCAGCCGCGACGATAGCCGTCCGCAACCGGGCAGCACCTGGCTGGGCAGCAAAACCACGATGTATCTGGACGACGATTCGAAGCTCGAGATCGGGCTGGTCTATCACGACTACCCGATGGACCTGCGCGAAGGGCCCTACCGCCTCAAGGTGGCCTACACCGATGTGAGCGACACCTTGAACTACATCCGTCGTGACACACTGTTCGGCCTGGAGAGCAAGACGACCGTCGGCTGGCGTAGCACCAGGCACCTGC of the Pseudomonas vanderleydeniana genome contains:
- a CDS encoding TonB-dependent receptor family protein; the protein is MRTALPSSLFPLALLCSTPLQAAPASIELGEVQVRSEEASEIDEAREQLQQVPGASNLVDLNKVENGRVASNQEVLAYQPGVYAQSAGNDGTKVSIRGSGINRAPGAHGSGVYTMFDGLPLTGPGGTSYELFEPLWLSRAEVLRGANGFDKGSLALGGAIDYITHTGRDAAPLQVRYETGSYGYRKRQISSGQVLGDLDYYVSLTDSDYDGYQDHTQGSSKGVAANIGYRFSPELETRLYLRYRETDNELAGRVTQDQIKHHPRSANASYVSRDDSRPQPGSTWLGSKTTMYLDDDSKLEIGLVYHDYPMDLREGPYRLKVAYTDVSDTLNYIRRDTLFGLESKTTVGWRSTRHLPNSGASESVRIPTGPTAGYPVGTKTRDFSYQGSDNVWHASNDLELMPDLWLTTGLAMIYTRRESDVSYPASGGKVSQHDWDYAPRVGLRYEFSPQLQVYGNLSRSVEPPHPWSLIWSSGTRFGPAESASNGRQSTPIKLRNQSATTLELGSRGESALGKWDLAWYYSAVRHELLTVEMQAATQTQAAITGEVNASPTVHQGIEAGLDSLLWERPALGKVSLRQAYTFSDFHYRDDRTFGDNRLPGIPQHYYQAEIRYDHPVGVYVGLNTQAASRMAVDYANSRHASSYALFGATLGYASPKQDWQTWLDLRNLTNQHYAALVVPGYDDKGADAARSVPGEGRGVYAGVSYSFR
- the nuoH gene encoding NADH-quinone oxidoreductase subunit NuoH produces the protein MTWFTPEVIDVILTVIKAIVVLLAVVVCGALLSFVERRLLGWWQDRYGPNRVGPFGMFQIAADMLKMFFKEDWTPPFADKVIFTLAPVVAMSALLIAFAIIPITPTWGVADLNIGLLFFFAMAGLSVYAVLFAGWSSSNKYALLGSLRASAQTVSYEVFMGLSLMGIVVQVGSFNMRDIVEYQAQHLWFIIPQIFGFLTFFIAGVAVTHRHPFDQPEAEQELADGYHIEYAGMKWGMFFVGEYIGIILISALLVTLFFGGWHGPFGILPQLSFVWFALKTAFFIMMFILLRASIPRPRYDQVMDFSWKFCLPLTLINMLVTAAVVLLNTPAGAVQ
- the nuoJ gene encoding NADH-quinone oxidoreductase subunit J, which translates into the protein MEFAFYFASGIAVVSTLRVITNTNPVHALLYLIISLIAVAMTFFSLGAPFAGALEVIAYAGAIMVLFVFVVMMLNLGPASVQQERTWLKPGIWIGPVILAALLLAELLYVLFSHSSGVGIGQTTVGAKTVGISLFGPYLLVVELASMLLLAAAITAFHLGRNEAKE
- the nuoK gene encoding NADH-quinone oxidoreductase subunit NuoK, producing MPAIPLEHGLAVAGILFCLGLVGLMVRRNILFVLMSLEVMMNAAALAFIVAGARWAQPDGQIMFILVISLAAAEASIGLAILLQLYRRFHTLDIDAASEMRG
- the nuoG gene encoding NADH-quinone oxidoreductase subunit NuoG, coding for MATIHVDGKALEVNGADNLLQACLSLGLDIPYFCWHPALGSVGACRQCAVKQYNDENDTRGRIVMSCMTPATDNTWISIDDEESKAFRASVVEWLMTNHPHDCPVCEEGGHCHLQDMTVMTGHNERRYRFTKRTHQNQELGPFIAHEMNRCIACYRCVRFYKDYAGGTDLGVFGAHDNVYFGRVEDGTLESEFSGNLTEVCPTGVFTDKTHSERYNRKWDMQFAPSICHGCSSGCNISPGERYGELRRIENRFNGSVNQYFLCDRGRFGYGYVNRADRPRQPLLADGTKLSLDNALDKAADLLRGRNIVGIGSPRASLESNYALQELVGAEHFYSGIEASELERIRLVLQVLKDSPLPVPNLRDIEDHDAVFVLGEDLTQTAARLALALRQSVKGKAEDMADAMRVQPWLNAAVKNIGQNALNPLFIASLAETKLDDVAEECVHAAPDDLARIGFAVAHALDASAPAVEGLDSEARELAQRIADALLAAKRPLVIAGTSLGSKALIEAAANIAKALKLREKEGSISLVVPEANSLGLAMFGGESVDAALDAVIAGRADAIVVLENDLFTRTDAAKVDAALKAAKVVIVADHQKTATTDRAHLVLPAASFAEGDGTLVSQEGRAQRFFQVFDPQYMDASILVHEGWRWLHALRATLLNKPVDWTQLDHVTAACAAAAPQLAGIVDAAPSAAFRIKGMKLAREPLRYSGRTAMRANISVHEPRTPQDQDTAFAFSMEGYSGSAEPRQQVPFAWSPGWNSPQAWNKFQDEVGGHIRAGDPGIRLIESRGDHLGWFASVPGAFSPSRGTWQAVPFYHLFGSEENSSKAAPVQERIPAAYVALAKSEADRLGVNDGALLSLNVAGTTLRLPLRINEELGAGLVALPAGLAGIPPAVFGKSVDGLQEAAQ
- the nuoN gene encoding NADH-quinone oxidoreductase subunit NuoN, translated to MEFTIQHFIALAPLLITSLTIIVVMLAIAWRRNHSQTFLLSCAGLNLALLSILPALKVAPLAVTSLIQVDDFACLYMALILVATLACVTLAHAYLGEGGPGYPGNREELYLLILMAAAGGLVLVSAQQLASLFIGLELLSVPVYGLVAYAFFNKRSLEAGIKYMVLSAAGSAFLLFGMALLYAEAGTLSFTGIGQALAATGLPSPIAQLGLGMMLVGLAFKLSLVPFHLWTPDVYEGAPAPVAAFLATASKVAVFAVMIRLFQISPVASSGVLSNVLAVIAVASILVGNLLALTQSNLKRLLGYSSIAHFGYLLIALVASKGLALEAMGVYLVTYVVTSLGAFGVITLMSSPYNGRDMDALYEYRGLFWRRPYLTAVLTVMMLSLAGIPLTAGFIGKFYIIATGVESQHWWLIGSLVIGSAIGVFYYLRVMVTLYLIEPNLRRHDAQLHWEQRAGGVMLLAIAILAFFLGVYPQPLLELVQHAVLAS
- the nuoL gene encoding NADH-quinone oxidoreductase subunit L, with amino-acid sequence MNMIFLTFVFPLIGFLLLSFSRGRFSENLSALIGVGSIGLSAIVAAYVIWQFNVAPPEGGHYTLVLWQWMSVEGFAPNFALYIDGLSITMLGVVVGVGFLIHLFASWYMRGEDGYSRFFSYTNLFIASMLFLVLGDNLLFVYFGWEGVGLCSYLLIGFYYSNRNNGNAALKAFIVTRIGDVFMAIGLFILFQQLGTLNIQELLVKAPEHFKVGDFWIVLATLLLLGGAVGKSAQLPLQTWLADAMAGPTPVSALIHAATMVTAGVYLIARTHGLFALAPDILHLVGIVGGVTLVLAGFAALVQTDIKRILAYSTMSQIGYMFLALGVGAWEGAIFHLMTHAFFKALLFLASGAVIVACHHEQNIFKMGGLWKKLPLAYASFIVGGAALAALPLVTAGFYSKDEILWEAFASGNHGLLYAGLVGAFMTSLYTFRLIFITFHGEAKTEAHAGHGISHWLPLGVLIVLSTFVGAWIHPPLAGVLPESAGHAGGEAKHSLEIASGAIALAGILLAALLFLGKRRFVTAVANSGIGRILSAWWFAAWGFDWIYDKLFVKPYLAISHVLRKDPLDQTIGLIPRLAKGGHTALSRSETGQLRWYAASIAAGAVVVLGAIVLVAV
- the nuoI gene encoding NADH-quinone oxidoreductase subunit NuoI, with product MFKYIGDIVKGTGTQLRSLVMIFGHGFRKRDTLQYPEEPVYLPPRYRGRIVLTRDPDGEERCVACNLCAVACPVGCISLQKAETDDGRWYPEFFRINFSRCIFCGLCEEACPTTAIQLTPDFEMAEFKRQDLVYEKEDLLISGPGKNPDYNFYRVAGMAVAGKPKGAAQNEAEPINVKSLLP
- the nuoM gene encoding NADH-quinone oxidoreductase subunit M, which produces MILPWLILIPFIGGLLCWLGERTSSTLPRWIALLTMTLELALGLWLWAHGDYHLAPAPGADPTWAIEFKHVWIQRFGINVHLALDGLSLLMILLTGLLGILSVLCSWKEIQRHVGFFHLNLMWILGGVVGVFLALDLFMFFFFWEMMLVPMYFLIALWGHSSSDGKKTRIYAATKFFIFTQASGLIMLVAILGLVLVNFNNTGVITFNYADLLKTKMSHGVEYLLMLGFFIAFAVKLPVVPFHSWLPDAHAQAPTAGSVDLAGILLKTAAYGLLRFALPLFPNASAEFAPIAMTLGLIGIFYGAFLAFAQTDIKRLIAFSSVSHMGFVLIGIYSGSQQALQGAVIQMLAHGLSAAALFILSGQLYERTHTRDMREMGGLWSKIAYLPAISLFFAAASLGLPGTGNFVGEFLILIGTFVSAPWITAIATSGLVFGSVYSLIMIHRAYFGPAKSDEVLHGMDGRELTMVLGLAVLLIYLGVYPQPFLDTSAATMHGVQQWLGTAFTQLASAR